The Pseudoliparis swirei isolate HS2019 ecotype Mariana Trench chromosome 1, NWPU_hadal_v1, whole genome shotgun sequence genome has a window encoding:
- the marcksl1b gene encoding MARCKS-related protein 1-B codes for MGSQASKGDVAAEANAATADAAAVKTNGQENGHVKTNGDISAKPDGDTAATNGSADAAKEPKAAAGGDAIEPAPAADGEAAKTEGGDAATKETPKKKKKKFFLKKSFNFKLNLKKTKKSEAVKEEEAPAAEEKPAENGAAAPAEEKKDEKKDEKKDEKKDEEKDEEKEEEKKEEKKEEKKEEAKEEAAAEAPKAEEAPAKEEAPKEAAAPTPEATKPTEESSSTPAPSEKKE; via the exons ATGGGATCCCAGGCATCCAAGGGAGACGTGGCCGCGGAGGCGAACGCCGCCACCGCTGATGCTGCAGCTGTCAAAACCAACGGACAG GAGAACGGACACGTGAAGACAAACGGCGACATCTCCGCGAAGCCCGACGGGGACACCGCCGCCACCAACGGCTCGGCCGACGCGGCCAAGGAGCCCAAAGCCGCCGCCGGAGGGGACGCCATCGAGCCGGCGCCCGCCGCGGACGGCGAGGCGGCGAAGACCGAGGGCGGCGACGCCGCGACCAAGGAGAcccccaagaagaagaagaagaagttcttCCTGAAGAAGTCCTTCAACTTCAAACTGAACCTGAAGAAGACCAAGAAGAGCGAGGCggtcaaggaggaggaggcgcccgCCGCCGAGGAGAAGCCCGCCGAGAACGGAGCCGCCGCTCcggcggaggagaagaaggacgagaagaaggacgagaagaaggacgagaagaaggacgaggagaaggacgaggagaaggaggaggagaagaaggaggagaagaaagaggagaagaaagaagaggcgAAAGAGGAGGCTGCCGCCGAGGCCCCGAAGGCAGAGGAGGCGCCCGCCAAAGAGGAGGCGCCCAAGGAGGCGGCTGCCCCGACCCCCGAGGCCACGAAACCGACGGAGGAGAGCAGCTCGACCCCGGCTCCCTCTGAAAAGAAGGAGTGA